The Erigeron canadensis isolate Cc75 chromosome 1, C_canadensis_v1, whole genome shotgun sequence genome segment TTAAATGGTGTGGCTTTTGCCAATAAACGATCAAGTCTCTATGGGTAAAAATGGATAAATAAAGTCTTTAACATTTCTATATGTgttagaaaaatatatcaacTGATGTAAAGAATATAAATTGGAAAAAAGGGAAATATAATCAATTACTATTATactttaggaaaatgataatctATATGTGTTCTGCGGACAGCAATTTGCTATGCTTGCTAATAATGAATTGGAAATTGAcagtattgtttttttaaaacaaaaataacatgatTTACGTACGAACTCTGCGTGCCAACCCAATAAAACCACATTAATTTTTCTATTATCTACGAAAACGCGTAGCAGATCAAAGTtatagtattaaaataaaaccaatAAAATGAATGAACCAGCACTAACGaacaaaaccatcaagattcttacAATAGTCACTTCTAAATAAAGGGATCATAATGGATGTGCTTTTGGTAACATTGTTGCTTtcaagatttaattatttaaactcatttaaattttttatatgaaaactgCTCATCTTAACTAGTGTGTTGTAACAATTAACTAATAGTATcacaagaaataaaaaaaaaaaaaaaacatatcgaGGGAATCTTCAATCTATCTTGTGACAAAAGATTACgtattgaatatttgaatatatcataaataaatcatgaTAATACAATTGTATGTATagtacttgtatatatataatcatgatTTGAATGAGCAAGCGCCTTTCGATTTTCAAGTGGAGTTATAACAAACTTGACCTAAGCTCGTGCTTAACTTCAAACTCAATTATTAAAGGAGATTGGAATCGATAATTAAGATgacatatttattttactttaatgtCGATTAATAGCAtgaactaattaattaagtagAATTTTATGTGTGTATCATCGATCTAAGAAGTGTGACAAACAATACATAACGCCGCCTAGCTAAGATATGTCaaacaattaatattaatatttgtaattaaggatatatatatatatatatagctatcaTCTAGGTGATTCTTAGGATTCAGTACTAAAAAAAACAATCTGTCCACTCTCTTCTATTTTTGGAGCCACATGGACTTGAAATTTATAGAATTATTGTACAATAATAGTAGTAAAAACGTTGGGATAGTTAATTAGCAAACACACTTACTTAAaaagatcgtttcaattttcAATCCATAACCTATATATGATAGTTGATCAATATGGCAAGAAATGAATTACATGCAAATTAAAGACTTACGTTGTTTAAGTGTTTCGGATTTCAAAAGACTCAGGTGATACTAGACGGatgcccgcgcgatgcggcggtgacGGTGGAAGAAACGAAGGTGTAGCAACGACGACAGTGGTAGCGGCGATGTGCGGCGGTgacgatggtggtggtggtgtggtgatgaatgtaaattaattgatgtaagagggCTTAATGTGGTTCTTTAAGGGTTAGAtgatttatgttgtaatttattttattaagggtattataggtacataggtgaaaatgtttaaattagtaaataaagaagaGGGGTAATATGGttgtttcaaaatcttaattatttaaaagagtGGAACAATTTactttataaagtagtatatataagagtttttttgtgtgtgtgtgtgttgtacTACAGGTTAAAATTGTcataaaatagaaagaaaaagaaagtaaattagttttttttagaacaacattTGAATCTACTCTTAttcttaaattacatgtatgTCTGAGATGAAACTTAGGACTCTTGAAAAAACCCTATTAATTAAccccacaaatgtgagaagtgaaaCGCGAACCTAGGTGAATCCTTCCAAGGTTAGTGATGACATGTTCTTAGTTTGTATCTATTTTAAGtcaactagtttttttttttaaaatttttttagaaCTACGAAGGGCTGGACCACGGGTATCCAGACTGGATACCGAGGGCCTACCTGATCCCCCCTGGTCTGCCCCACCTGGTAAATTCAACCTCGCACGCCAAGAATATTGGCTAGTAACAATGCTCGAGATGATTCGAACATGTGACCCTTGTTACAACATCCGAGGTGTCCAACCACTACGCTAGCAAGTGAAGTTGTGAAGTACAAGTCAACTAGTTTAGTCATATATACCACTTCTTCGAAATTGAAAGCACATTTTACTAATTAACTTTGCCGATCAGTTTATGTTTACTAGATCATTCAAGATGTTACCTTTAATTAcaaaataatacggagtaataatataatctaatggggtttgctaaatacagctttaagggttgtgtttaaggtgcataaattgtttgtacattaccatgaaaatcagggggcagacttttaatatgaaaggtataaatttttttatgcaagttaaatacagcctttagggctgtatttagcatttccctgaTCTAATGCAGTAGTATCTAGTCTTGATCCGAGACCCAACCAGCTATGTATCTTTATTAAGTTatcatcatttatttttataagtatGTATACATTAATATATCACAGTTAGTAATGTATAACTCATTCCTTGAAAAATGGTCTTTCtactttaaaaaagttaaaacttttTCTAACTCATTTCTTTCATATAACATCTTAATTTGATTGTGTATTGTTGTCGacatattaaaaatatgataaGGGCTTCGCTAATAGTACCAAATTTTTTGGAACTTTTTATCCGTCACTTCAACGCTAAATCACTCAGAACTTCAATTCTCCACTCTGCTTATAAAAAGAGTTTCTCGGAACTTCTTTATAcaccataaattatttttattatttctaatTACTTAAACATAAGATTATATAAACACTTTATTAACAAAAAAGCATAGAATAAAATCAATGGGctgcttattaataaaaatagatgGTACGTACAACTATAAAATTATTGACTAGATACTTGAAATAAACTGGTATATAAAAAACGAAAAGAAAAGAGGGAATAATTAGGATGAAGGTTGGACTTGGTCAGTTGTGTATGTGCACACGTTGACCTTTTCATATATCCTTCCTTGAACTCTGTACCCCTAATGAAAACACTACCGCGATGATTGCGGCTACCTAgctattttatttatgtttattcatttttaaataattttttcattattatagttaaaaaacaaaatcagaACTTATATAATCGTAACCACCTTTTCTtatttttgctttctttttctGATTATTCATGTTTGATAgtaatacatttttattattttatttttattaaatatatgtatatatcacgATTATATTTGAAACTGTATAAGTATGTATATGGTTCACAAAACTCCCTTACGATCGAGATTGCAAAGTTAATTATGATTACATGCAATAAAAACTTCTTTATGAATGgtaaagtaagtaagtaattGCTCAGTGCCGCTTTccgtgggttttgagccccaatacctcgatggtgtatgggggaggttaaaaTGTAGGCAGATTTTACCTCtatctaagtagagaggctgcttccagtttctacctaaatggtagaaaaggtcctccaacctttgcatgagatgaggatcgaacccatgacctctgtctccaaagaCAAGAATGTTTACTACTGATTCAACTTGATATTAATTCATGTATTCATGAATGGTATTGATATTAATTCATGTATTCATGAAACCTTGAATAAATTAAACATTCTTTACGCTAGAGAACTCAAATTAAACTAGGCTTGTTTCTTTTCATCGGCCCAACTAATTAAAGGGTCAAATTAACGTTTCGTTATATTTTTCATGAGTGAACATAGTGAGATGTGCTATATATGTACGAAGCATGTTAAACgtatcatatatttatacttttatccAGTTTCGATCttcatataagtatataacatgCATGAAAGGAAATCATcgaacttttaacattttaaagatCGATACGTAAGTACTTCATTCAGGTCGATGCAAGTCCAATAAACTTATGTAAAGAAAATTAGCAAAACTCTATTTAAGTTCAGCACTAATTAACACCGCCATATTAAACATACCATGCTTATAATTCGAGGTGCTGTACATTTTCTCACAAAGTACGTAATGTTAATTCcaaagataaaatatatatatatatatatatatatatatgaagtttttgaatataaatagaaagaactcaagaagagaaagaaaattaatatataaacaagtatttgaatataaattatatataggaAGGCACATGGGaggaaagtcaaagtcaacagcTTTATTGCGTTAACGCGTCAACACAGAAATCGAAATCTCTCTCTACGTCCCGACAAAATCTCCCTCGAATTTCGTGCACGTCACTTCCATCTCTCGTTTTTTAatccttttttgttttgtttggtcCACTAATTTTTACTACCGATTTTACAGTGATTGATCGAGGTGACAGTACGTACGTAGAACATTGTACATTTGTACCGATCGTACGTTATTTCTacgagtatatatgtatattactcGTGTTTGGTTGATAACAATAAAGGGCTTTAAAAATACAATGTTAAAGTGAAATCTTGCATTTATGTTTAgaacaagtgtgtgtgtgtgtttactATATTTTATACTGATCACGTACACTTTAATATATCTCATCAACAACTCGAGAATTAAATGAAAGAAATTCCAGAGGTTTAATCACATGTATGATGTATCTATGATGTTATATGATTGTTTATAGTAAACATAGATGCTAATGGTCAATGGATATACGTTTTCAAAATGCAAAAAATCAGAAATTTACGTTTGGCAAACATAATTTGGTTATACGCATTAACTACTTACAAATAAAATAGTTTTAGTACATGTTTTTTATATccaaattttgttttgtaaagAAACTCAAGTATATCCATCTCCTTGCATCTAAACTAATTTATCAAACTATTGGAGAATCATAAAACGCGCATAAACTTTCAATGAAAATGAAGTCACTGaacaaattttttcttttaaaaaagttgCACAATTATGAATGTCTAATTATAGGTCCATCTTATCTGAAAAGTAATTATCTTGTTTGTTgctaattttattttcattagtttttttttttttttttaatttgtcgaTCTTTTGACTAATTACTATCTTAAATTGTAAAACAACAACACATGTTATATTGAATCGATGACAAGCTAGCTAGTCTCGTGGAAACGTTATGATGCTCGTTTTTCAATTCGTGCCGGTGGAAGTACTCGatcttatatatgtatagtatatGAAAATTTCTTCATTGCCACTTGCTAGCTAGTTAGAgcttatatatagatagattatcCAATCAATTAATGATTCCCTTTGTTAGTGGGAAAGTATGACTAATGCGTGAAGCATGCTAATTAACAACATCTATATAGCATGCATAGATATGAGACATCCAGACATAGATTcctccttgtatatatataatcaggCATCCGAGAAAGATGCTAAATTTTTATAAGAACAACGTTTATTTATGAGTCTTAATTAGATATTGGATTCCAGTTCCATctagtgtaaaaaaaaaaaaaatgataaatcctcctaaaagtATAAGAATATGACATGTGTTATCTACTAATTCTTTTTCTAATTGtgcccctgatttttccacatgatGTCATCATCTCGTAATTAGGAGGATCTTTAGGTTATTTAGTTAggaaaattaatcatttctcaaaaaaaaatttaatcatttTTGAGTTATAATGTATGAATGCCTTCCActataatataatgtaacaaaaaaaCGTCAACATAGTctcatgtttttttaaaaaaaattgttattgaGAAAACGATCAAACTTAATGATGACACCCTCGACTTTAACATATATGTCCTGCGCAagtaaacattacataaaagttgtcctatatatctaaataaaacaaaacagatttttaaaaatagcaaAGTACGTAAATTTGATGATATTCTTTTTCAAGCTAGTGATCACTTCTGTCAAATACGATATTTAATTTCTGCAAATTTGTTTACgaatatcatatataataattaatcaaaaacatTTTGTGTGATATCTGGAGCAATGAACATTTGTTAATGGCGTTGGGAATATTTGTTGACTATTTAACAAGATAGCAGAATTATTTACGaattttaatctatatataatattgaaatcATGTGACACCCAcatatatttatgatttaaaatatgaaaattctAGTAAAATAATGGAGAGTTGATGGGAATGTCAAGGTCTAAGACTGTGTCAAAGCTAAGGAGAGTCAAAACATTTATGATTATTTAGTATGGGATCCACAAGAAAAGCTCTTATCTCAAAAGAGAGGGAGATTGTTCGTCACCTAAtctgattttaaattttatattaaatattaggTATGAATCATATCATCAATATTTCATTCAGAAAACTTCATATtcaaatgtatatgtgatggTGAATTtgacactatatatatatgagcagATTATAATTAATGTTGTACACAAAAGCAAAAATGGACATGAAAGCTGCAATGGAAATGTCTATGTTCTTCCCATTTTTGTGAACATCCATTATTTCTTGTATATATTCAACAATCCAAAAACTACTTTTATTGTTGTAACTTGCTacgtatataaatttttatgccTAGCTAGTATATATGATAAAGAAATGGATAGATATATTCAAAGACTTGTGTCTctaaattatgttatatatcaaaacaaacatattgatATGGATAGAGAGTGATTTTCATGCAATATTAATTCATCCATTAATTGGAGGCTTTTACTTCTTTATGAACTAGTTAGTTAATGGTATACTCTCTTTAAATCTCCACAAGAACACCAACTACAACTAGAGACTTGACCATGACCACAAAATGGGCCATATGCAAAAGGGGTATGGTAAAATAGCTTAAAAAGCCTAGGTCAAAGTTTGAATCACTTCATAATTTAGGATAATGTTCTTcttttgacaaaaataaaaagtattctAATACCAACAAACTTACATTATTCAATGTCTCGAAAGATGACATATTGGGTGACATCAATTTGAGATCAGGATCCAGCTTCGATGATTAGAAAGAGATTATATATATCGATAATTCAAGATATGaatgaaataaaatagattGTAGCTCCAATTTTGGATGTTCAACTTAGCTAGCTCATAGCTAATTAAGAATCCGCCTAAGCCTCAAGCAACGTCATTCTCAACTAATATTTTGCGGATGCCTTCTAGATACAAATTGAGAAATACTAAAAACAACCTTTAAGTATAATATACATAAAAGGTAAAAGATTCTcgacatttcatttcattttaatacTTTAAATTGTACATCTATATATCACCGCTTTCAACTTTATCATGAAGTGTTTTATCTAATTAATATCAATGATGGATTAAACGTACTAAATGTTTAATTGTTACATAAACGTCGTATCAACTATTGTGAACTATTATCATGTATATACTGGTTTTCGTCGTCACAccaaatactcgtaataaagaTGGTGACAATTAACCTAACCATGCATAATAGGAAAAACCAATAATGGAAAAATAACTTTAGATGTTACGAGCATTATTACATCATATCGCATCGATATCGATATGTATATCTAGCTAGTTGGATTAGACTTGTTTAAAACCAATGAATGAAGAAagaatatatttaactttaagaTGTTGATAGTCTATTACTACATCCATTGCTCGATTGAACTTTGTTGTTGCGCCTTTTGGAGACGTTACCCCATAAAGGCAACTAGGCCATTTATATAGGTCCCCTCTTTTGTTAGCCTTTAATTTGTCCCATAACAGAGATACTCCTTTTATTGATGCAACTCCCATTAGTGGTTCGTTTTAATCAtgaatatatctttttatatgtttcatACCTTAATAGTTACTGTATTTCAATGGCCCTCTTCAATCCAAAAAATGACACCTGgtattatatttattacattttttcttCCTTCTGTTTTGAACGTACACAAGATTTGACTGGTAAGCTATAAGCCTATAAACCATTTTTGTCTCAGCCATATATAGTGTAAACCGGATAAAGGTAGTGGGTTAGTTGGGCTAATAATGAAGACTTTCTATTGAGGTTGTTTTAAATAGTTTGATCTAGTAGAAATTTTTAACTCCCAAAGCATTTTGCAGATAAGCTGagaaatgaaaaaccaaaagatgGCAAACTTTGTATTACAAGATGCAAAAATCAGGTTATTTCTAAGTTCCCGAGTTGATAATTGATTGGAAAAATAACCCGCAAGGTTCAGATATCACCGTCTTTTGATAATTGGTGGAGCCGGTGACACTACctgttttttatttcatttttcggGTTCTAGGCCTGGAGCTGGGCTTATCTCTTCAGGTTTTCTTCTGCGGTGTCTGTTTGATGTGCTCTAGTAGAATTCCGTAAAGAGATGGTGAATATGTTGGTTTAGCAAAGAAGAAAGCGTTGTATCGCCTAATGATCATTCCTCGCATGAACTGCAACGGGTTGAATATGTCCAGCATTAATTTCTTCAGTTGCGTCAACAGGGCAAATACACCACACATAGACTAGGACCATCAGGTGAATCTCTTTTGGAAAAGTTCACATGGTCAATCCCCCTAGCCCAGATAACTCAGTTGCttagaaatatatgtatatactaataaacacaaacatatataaaattatatacccAGTAACGGTACTGAGACTATTGTTTTTCGAGATCATGTCTTCCTACAATATATTACACAACGCTATATAAGTTCAATGCAAGAAGGCCGGGAACAAATAACTATAAATTCCACTTGTTATCAGAGTTATATTTCGAATATCAAACCATTAACCTCCGGAAAGATTACTTGCAGTCAAAATACCCAGAATTTGCTTGATATAAAAGAGACATCGACACGAAAAAACATATACAGCAACATAGGTTGACAATGCCTTTAGGTCCAGCCATCCATCAGTTAAAGAGAATCCCCTACCATTTTGATTAGCAGCTTATCAGTAAACTTTGTGAATAACTACATAGAGAGACCCATAAGACATATCATTTTAGAGATGAAGTCGCATGAAATTAATAAAGTATCAAAACTTCAACCCTTACAATTGAGAATACCATCAGGCATCAGCAGTCCCACTCAACATCACTGCCTCACTGGAACACTAAATTCATTCAACACTTCAAAACATGCATAAGTTTGAGGTAACGGTTACACACCTGAGATGAATACAATGAAACTACAATGACGATGATTATACCTCGTTTACGTTGATTTTTTATGCTCAGATCCTAATAACTCAACATACAAAAGTTTTTTCAAGTAACCAAACATCAATTAACATAAAGCATGCATAACAACAAACTAGAGTGCTAAACCAAGAAggtaaaatctaacaaaactcaTCAAGAATAGCTCAATGACACGAACTATCATAGGATTTAAATTTCAAAGCCAGATGTATTTGAAGCAATTCTGCCCTTTACTCATGAATCTTGGGAGGTTGAAGCTTGTCTAACTCTTCTTTGGTGAACATCCCAGTTGTACACTCGAGCAGTAGTGACCTGCAAAAGTGATTGCagtaaatttaaaattaaacctaaatgccaataaGAGAGCCTAATTGAGCTTTCTATAATACTAAGCAAGGAGTTTAACACAAGATTAACAATCCCTAGAGATTAACAATCCATAGGTAAACTTCCACTCATGTTCCCAACAAAAGAAAAGGCCTTTTCCTACTCGCTAAGGGGGAAAGATAATGACTCAGATGGGTGGTGCAGTGGATGAAAACTCGGATTGAAACATGTCACTTGTAGTATGGGATCGAAAAGAAAAGATTGGTTAACCGCTGACCACAAACACTCTTATGTCTACCgttttatgaaaatatttatatataactgaTGTGTTAATATGATTACAAAGACCCTAAGGGGCCATTGAGCAACTCTAAACACTGCCATCCTCTTGTCAGTGAGGCGGGGCGGGGCGGGGCAGGTGCACTAACTAAGGTTGCCggttataatttatatatatatatattgtgattaCAGAAACATATGTTATTTGTGGCAAGAGGTTGATAGCGAGAAGCCCATACAAGCCCGCAATCAGCTACATATCCAGAATGTGGGGTGCAAGCCCGACTAACTCGGTTTAGCTATGGGGTGTCCAGGCTCCATCCTGAGACGTTGCTATTTGTGGCAAAGATGCCCCACCCATAACAAACTTAGGTACACACCACTAGTGCAAACACTGATGTCACAAATGTTCCTTGTAGATTATTACAACTTCACACAAGCCACAAAACTATATAGCTGAAAGAGAATAGACCAAATCTCTAACCATCAAAAAGTTACAGcccgtttgacccattagagataaaacaCAATCCAAACTAGCCCATTCAGGAAAAAATGGGTCAAATTACAccttaagtaaaaaaaaagttcaaggaGATAGTACCTGGGTGATAGTGACTTGATCACGTAAGAATTGTAAATCACCAACTAAAACTTCTAAACTGGCTTTTGCATTTTCCAAGTTCTTCTGCAGAAGAGAAGTGGCCTgcaattgaaaagaaaaactccGATAAATTCCAATCTTTTTCCCGTGTAAATAAAATAGTTAAGCCTATAAAGACGTTCATGCATACCTCTTCACAAGAGTACTCGAGCATTACATTTGCTCCAAGCCACAAACATACTGAATCGGTATCATCTATTCGAGCTCGGGAATAGATGCCTTCAGATACTTCAAAATCAGTTAGCAATGTCTGTGATAGTGAATCCCAGAATGTTAGATACCCAAAAAAATTTAGAGTGATGATTCCCCAAACActtacaaaaatcaaataataataactctCCAATTAACAGAATATATTTAATGATATCAATagtaatttacttattttaagGAGATTCACTACACTAGAATGACGAACCTCACCGGTACCCTTCTTAGCTTGTAAAGTAGATACTACGTCCAAGCATTTCTCGATGTCTGGAATCTTTGCCTGATAAAGAGAATAGaaggttttatttttaaagattctGCTTCAAATTAGAATAGAACTAAGAAATCTCATCAAAAAAATTTCCAGGGGAGTTATTTCATGATCTATGCCTGCCGATAACTGGGGAAAGAAAACTATATGTTGCATGCCCATACAGTTATTTCAGGTATTACCTGAAGATCCCTCTGTTGAGCAAGGAGTTTCATCTCAACCACCTTGTATTGCTGAAGTCTGAAAAATACAGAACACAGTAACAATCATTACAACACTCATATCAAGAGCACAAGATTCCGACAGAAACTAGCAAAATTTCATTGCATTAAATCATTAATTAGACATTCATACTATTCAAATACATAAACTTAGTCACGAACAAAAGTGCCATTCCCTACATAGTTCAAAGAACAATGTATACCAAACATGTACCCGTTACTCTTTCGGTCCTTTATTCAGTGTTTATTTCAACTATTTAACATTAATGCTAAATCTTCACATCTTCGTAGcatccatttttttattatcaatatatactttattcttgaagaaagttttttaatgGATTACTTATAATAGGATGCAGGGAGAGTTTTATGTAATAGTTTATTTGCAAATATGCAGAAAATTGTAATAATTGTAGTTGATCCACAGCGAGTAGGTGCAACCAATAGCTTGATTAGCTGCAGAAATTTAGATAAATCCAATCCAGTGCACCGAGCAAGAAAAACAACCACTTCCAACAATCACACTTTCATACAGATACACAATAATTCCTTCGATTTCACAGTCCAATACATATTAAGTTTATTCTGTAGAATATCTACGTACTTTGTCATATGTCACTTCAATACCATCTAGCTAATTTTTGTCCATGGGTCATTAAAAGACGGTTCGTTGTCCTACGGAGTtagtataagttatttttatagaaaaattgAGGGATTAATAATAGTAACTTTTAAGATCAGATGTTAAaaatttacacacaaaaaacCATAGCTTTACATAAACATAGATAGACTTGTGCCCGCAAAATAAGGCAGCGGTGggggtagtggtggcggtgacgggtggcggaggtggtggcgaCAGGCGGCGGCGGTAGTGTCGGCAGCGGAAGCAGTGACGGCAGTGGGGCCGCCGGTTGGGGCGACGATGGcggtagtatagttattttaaaggttgagggATCTATATTGtgaattatttcattaagggtattaaagatatattaggtggagatgtttaaattagtgaaaaaaggagaggggtatttttggttttttaaaggctgaaagtttaagaaaaaaaggagctatttgctttattagatagtatagaactgaagtatacatatagatagtatagatagatatagaagtatagatatacatatagatacgTTATACAAAATTATTcgaatttaaaaagttaaatagaGACAGAAAACCATCATTTAATGAgctaattaaacaaaatcagTTCGACAAATGAGAAAGTATGTAGGTGTTCTAGGCAATCAATCCCAAATGTATGTTAATTTGTGATtatcatcaataaaataattCACTGACAAAGATATTATGATCCAAGCTACGGCAGATGTATCTATAACGATATTATTGTCACAGAATCTTCATAGCAGAGTATTCTATAAAGATGTTTCTTCAGGCCAGCTAGGAAACTTAAAACAGATATGTATCTCTAAAGTAATGTTGTAGTCCTAGCAATACCGCTAGTTTGACACTCTATTCCTACATTCTTCATTCA includes the following:
- the LOC122610026 gene encoding probable prefoldin subunit 3 — encoded protein: MATSSSASSLSPPQSGGAMVAERRGIPAASFVEDVQVYLNQLGLDVNSTLAFLQERLQQYKVVEMKLLAQQRDLQAKIPDIEKCLDVVSTLQAKKGTGETLLTDFEVSEGIYSRARIDDTDSVCLWLGANVMLEYSCEEATSLLQKNLENAKASLEVLVGDLQFLRDQVTITQVTTARVYNWDVHQRRVRQASTSQDS